From the genome of Gemmatimonas phototrophica, one region includes:
- a CDS encoding phosphoribosylanthranilate isomerase → MPVPVVKICCIMSEAEAALAIMHGASALGLVSHMPSGPGVIDEALIGRIVRAVPAGIETFLLTSLQTPAEIAAQHARCSTTTLQLVDHVSVEVHHHLRRLLPGVRLVQVVHVVDDDSVGYAQECAPAVDALLLDSGNPALAVKELGGTGRTHDWQLSRRIRDTVAAPVYLAGGLTALNVRHAIDTVHPYGLDLCSGVRTNGQLDAGKLTTFMQAVTA, encoded by the coding sequence ATGCCCGTTCCGGTGGTCAAGATCTGCTGCATTATGTCCGAGGCGGAAGCGGCGTTGGCCATCATGCATGGCGCGTCGGCCCTTGGACTGGTCTCGCACATGCCGAGCGGCCCCGGTGTCATTGACGAGGCGTTGATTGGCCGCATTGTTCGCGCGGTCCCGGCAGGGATTGAAACCTTCCTGCTGACCAGCCTGCAGACCCCCGCGGAAATTGCGGCGCAGCATGCCCGCTGTAGCACCACTACGCTGCAGCTGGTGGATCACGTGTCGGTTGAGGTCCACCACCACCTGCGTCGGCTGCTGCCTGGCGTTCGCCTGGTCCAGGTGGTTCACGTCGTTGACGACGACTCCGTCGGGTACGCGCAGGAGTGTGCGCCGGCGGTGGACGCGCTGCTGCTCGATTCCGGCAATCCGGCGTTGGCGGTCAAGGAGTTGGGCGGAACCGGCCGTACGCACGACTGGCAGTTGAGCCGACGTATTCGCGACACCGTGGCTGCGCCGGTGTATCTCGCCGGCGGCCTCACAGCGCTCAACGTCCGGCACGCCATCGACACTGTGCACCCCTACGGGCTGGATCTTTGCAGCGGCGTACGAACCAACGGTCAGCTCGATGCCGGAAAACTCACGACGTTCATGCAGGCCGTGACGGCCTAG
- a CDS encoding RsmD family RNA methyltransferase produces the protein MRPTAEAVRVQMMKLLAADLEGARVADLFAGTGALGLEAVSRGAKYVDFVEFRPSSLHALKANIAALRVSTKCRVYKKDALPFADMLTPDRYDIAFVDPPYESRMLDRLIERWQRAPWSRVLVAEHLKTHVLPKGAKIHVLEDTSISVYRAPIIVPEVAPVSDTLVSPILPPTDSPTEP, from the coding sequence GTGCGTCCCACCGCCGAGGCGGTGCGAGTACAGATGATGAAGTTGCTGGCGGCAGATCTCGAGGGGGCCCGTGTGGCCGATCTCTTTGCCGGGACAGGGGCGCTGGGGCTCGAAGCCGTTTCGCGCGGCGCCAAGTACGTGGACTTCGTGGAGTTCCGTCCCTCCAGTCTGCACGCGCTCAAGGCCAACATTGCCGCGCTTCGTGTATCGACGAAGTGCCGCGTCTACAAGAAAGACGCGCTGCCCTTTGCCGACATGCTGACTCCCGACCGCTACGACATCGCGTTCGTTGATCCGCCGTATGAATCACGGATGCTTGATCGGCTCATCGAGCGGTGGCAGCGTGCCCCGTGGTCGCGCGTGCTCGTGGCCGAGCATCTCAAGACGCACGTGCTCCCGAAGGGCGCCAAGATTCACGTCCTCGAAGACACCTCGATCTCGGTGTATCGCGCGCCGATCATTGTCCCAGAGGTCGCGCCCGTGTCCGATACGCTGGTTTCGCCGATTCTCCCGCCGACCGACTCACCCACCGAGCCATGA
- a CDS encoding group II truncated hemoglobin has product MNTHFEQLGGESGIRALVDRFYDLMDTAPEAATIRALHAANLKVSREKLFLFLCGWTGGPQHYVEKYGHPRLRMRHFPFAIGAQERDEWLWCMDHALAGHDAPDELKTFLRQKLQQLADHMRNQPE; this is encoded by the coding sequence GTGAACACGCACTTCGAACAGCTTGGCGGTGAGTCCGGCATTCGCGCGCTGGTGGACCGCTTCTACGACCTCATGGATACCGCTCCTGAGGCCGCGACCATTCGCGCCCTGCATGCGGCGAACCTCAAGGTGTCGCGCGAGAAGCTGTTTCTCTTTTTGTGCGGGTGGACCGGTGGCCCCCAGCATTACGTGGAGAAATACGGGCACCCGCGGCTGCGCATGCGCCACTTTCCGTTTGCCATCGGCGCGCAGGAGCGCGACGAATGGTTGTGGTGCATGGATCATGCGCTGGCCGGGCACGACGCGCCCGACGAGCTCAAAACCTTTCTCCGCCAGAAGCTGCAACAGCTGGCGGATCACATGCGCAACCAGCCGGAGTAA
- a CDS encoding penicillin acylase family protein — protein MTLRLRAVAAATVLLASTVLHAQPAKWAEQAKRVTIMRDQWGVAHVYGKSDADAVFGMIYAQAEDDFNRVETNYINALGRLAEVEGEREVWRDLRMKLFIDTLELKKLYVSSPAWLKALMVGWSDGLNYYLSTHPQVKPRVLTTFEPWMALAFSEGSIGGDIESVNLRSLEQFYGPRSATPAPSRNDDAAPTPFGQEPGGSNGFAVAPQNTVNGRALLMINPHTSFYFRPEIHMVSEDGLNAYGAVTWGQFFIYQGFNSRLGWMHTSGGGDVIDEYLETVAPKGKQWTYKYGTGTRAVTSKVIRVPYKTASGMAEKVVTAYFTHHGPVIRMDGTQWVAVKMMNNPLDAIQQSYGRTKATNFESFKQVMALRTNSSNNTVYADADGVIAYFHGNFIPKRNAGIDFTKPVDGSDPRTEWQGLHGLDEMILLKSPANGWLMNTNNWPFTAAGSNSPKIGDWPVYMSAQREDNARGVHAVRVLQNRKDFTLDGLIGAAYDSYLPAMEQLIPPLIAAYDALPAQDTLRTRLAVQIRTLRAWDYRFGVASVAMTLADAYGTEAVQASALAARAAGIPVFDYIATTATPMSLLGALARASDRLTRDFGSWQTPWGDVNRFQRLNGEINGTFDDSKPSLPVAFASANWGSLAAYGQTGQRTTKKYYGNRGNSFVAAVEFGPKVRAKSVLAGGVNADPNSPYFFNQGERYATGNFKDVLFYRDDVEKHAVRTYQPGQ, from the coding sequence ATGACCCTCCGGCTTCGCGCTGTTGCCGCTGCAACTGTTCTGCTGGCGAGCACCGTCCTCCATGCCCAGCCGGCCAAGTGGGCCGAGCAGGCCAAGCGCGTGACGATCATGCGCGACCAGTGGGGCGTCGCCCATGTGTACGGAAAGTCCGATGCCGATGCCGTGTTCGGCATGATCTACGCGCAGGCGGAAGACGACTTCAATCGCGTGGAGACGAACTACATCAACGCGCTGGGTCGACTGGCCGAAGTGGAAGGGGAGCGCGAGGTCTGGCGCGACCTGCGCATGAAGCTTTTCATCGATACGCTGGAGCTCAAGAAACTGTACGTGAGCAGCCCGGCGTGGCTCAAGGCGTTGATGGTGGGGTGGTCCGATGGACTCAACTACTATCTCAGCACGCATCCACAGGTGAAGCCGCGCGTGCTCACGACATTCGAACCGTGGATGGCGCTCGCGTTCAGCGAAGGTTCCATCGGCGGTGACATCGAGAGCGTGAATCTGCGGAGCCTCGAACAGTTCTATGGCCCGCGCAGTGCCACGCCGGCGCCTTCGCGCAACGACGACGCGGCCCCGACGCCGTTCGGCCAGGAGCCCGGCGGGTCCAACGGCTTTGCCGTCGCGCCGCAGAACACCGTGAACGGCCGTGCGCTGCTCATGATCAATCCGCACACGTCCTTCTACTTCCGCCCCGAGATCCACATGGTGAGCGAAGACGGACTCAACGCCTACGGCGCGGTGACGTGGGGGCAGTTTTTCATCTACCAGGGATTCAACAGCCGGTTGGGGTGGATGCACACCTCCGGTGGTGGCGATGTGATCGACGAGTACCTTGAGACCGTCGCACCGAAGGGCAAGCAGTGGACGTACAAGTACGGCACCGGCACGCGTGCCGTGACGTCGAAGGTCATTCGCGTGCCGTACAAGACGGCCAGCGGAATGGCGGAGAAGGTGGTGACGGCGTACTTCACACACCACGGCCCGGTCATTCGAATGGACGGAACGCAGTGGGTGGCGGTAAAGATGATGAACAATCCGCTCGATGCCATTCAGCAGAGTTACGGCCGTACCAAGGCGACGAACTTCGAATCGTTCAAGCAGGTCATGGCGCTGCGCACCAATTCGTCGAACAACACGGTGTATGCCGATGCCGACGGCGTGATTGCGTACTTCCATGGCAACTTCATTCCGAAGCGCAACGCCGGGATTGATTTCACCAAACCGGTAGACGGCAGCGACCCGCGCACGGAGTGGCAGGGGCTGCACGGGCTCGACGAAATGATTCTGCTCAAGAGTCCCGCCAACGGCTGGCTCATGAATACGAACAACTGGCCGTTTACCGCTGCCGGCTCCAATAGCCCGAAGATCGGCGACTGGCCCGTGTACATGTCGGCGCAGCGCGAAGACAATGCGCGCGGTGTGCACGCCGTGCGCGTCTTGCAGAATCGGAAGGACTTTACGCTGGACGGGCTGATTGGCGCCGCCTACGACAGCTATCTCCCGGCCATGGAGCAGCTCATTCCGCCGCTGATTGCCGCATACGATGCATTGCCGGCGCAGGACACGTTGCGCACGAGACTTGCGGTGCAGATTCGCACGTTGCGCGCGTGGGACTACCGCTTCGGCGTGGCCAGTGTGGCCATGACGCTCGCCGACGCCTACGGGACCGAGGCCGTGCAGGCCAGCGCGCTCGCCGCGCGGGCAGCCGGCATCCCGGTCTTCGATTACATCGCCACCACGGCCACACCGATGTCCCTGCTCGGTGCCTTGGCGCGCGCCTCCGATCGCCTCACGCGCGATTTCGGTTCGTGGCAGACGCCGTGGGGTGACGTGAATCGGTTTCAGCGTCTCAACGGCGAAATCAACGGCACCTTCGACGACAGCAAGCCCAGCTTGCCGGTGGCCTTTGCGTCGGCCAACTGGGGCTCGCTCGCCGCCTACGGCCAGACGGGCCAGCGCACTACCAAGAAGTATTACGGCAATCGCGGCAACAGCTTTGTGGCGGCGGTGGAGTTCGGCCCCAAGGTGCGCGCGAAGAGTGTGCTGGCCGGTGGGGTGAACGCCGACCCCAATTCGCCGTACTTCTTCAATCAGGGCGAGCGGTACGCCACCGGAAATTTCAAGGACGTGCTCTTCTATCGCGACGACGTGGAGAAGCACGCCGTCCGCACCTATCAGCCTGGTCAGTGA
- a CDS encoding ATP-binding protein: MTTPPFTPPPVARHGVGTRLRRVAMAVALVFLAIAVARARERMLAEQKRLGERAQDNAATAARSLDAVALQAHILLESVTSLVDPSAAPERNDDVLQSVFRRVPTRFSNLYLVDTLGSNIGAGLLPAGGRGAINLWKRQYFQSALRSGAFTVGMPVKSMTIAGAPWVLPFILPMKDARSGRTIALAGASVVLDSLDAVRATRRLPTGSVLTVLDSTGDVVIRTLDADQWIGRQFPNYPARSGRVEPLGSDTIVPSDIDRIDRLFGTERMRVANWQVYVGIPVTEVFGPSRRQFTQDLLLGLIIAVGIVGIGYWLTERFVAPIASLTLDARAISDGDMTRRSLIATSDEVGTLAGAFNQMADAIVERNAQLADSQEQLRQVQKLEALGAFAGGIAHDFNNYLSSIMGHGELALEQLEANDPARLEVASVLTSAQRAADLTKQILIFSRRQVVTPAHLDVNATLRTMQRLLVRLLGESITLRSELAASLGSVYMDQGQLEQVLVNLAVNARDAMHHGGRLTIRTSRRVLPNGPFVCIEVEDSGSGIAAELQPRIFEPFFTTKDRAHGTGLGLSIAYSIVGNAGGTIAVDPACTTGARFIILLPEGEPVVAPALTGALDVPQGNAERILLVDDDPGVSLVAERLLRRGGYLVESASDASRALQQLEQASFDLLITDVVMPGMTGPQLAREAVSRHGAMRVLFISGYPDDDLLAYEIATSQAEFLPKPFSRDSLLRKVREMLDVRDG, translated from the coding sequence GTGACGACGCCTCCTTTCACGCCCCCCCCTGTTGCGCGGCATGGTGTAGGCACACGCCTGCGCCGGGTGGCGATGGCCGTTGCGCTCGTGTTTCTCGCAATCGCGGTCGCCCGCGCCCGCGAACGCATGCTCGCCGAACAGAAACGCCTTGGGGAACGGGCGCAGGACAACGCGGCCACCGCGGCCCGATCGCTGGATGCGGTTGCGCTGCAGGCGCATATCCTGCTGGAGTCGGTGACGTCGCTCGTCGATCCGTCGGCCGCTCCTGAGCGCAACGACGACGTGCTGCAGTCAGTATTTCGTCGGGTGCCCACCAGATTCTCCAACTTGTATCTGGTAGATACCCTCGGGAGCAACATCGGCGCGGGGCTGCTCCCGGCCGGTGGGCGTGGTGCGATCAATCTGTGGAAACGGCAATACTTCCAGTCGGCGCTCCGGAGTGGCGCGTTCACTGTCGGTATGCCCGTGAAATCCATGACCATTGCCGGAGCACCGTGGGTGCTTCCCTTCATTCTTCCCATGAAGGATGCCCGGAGTGGACGCACGATCGCCCTCGCCGGCGCGTCCGTGGTCCTGGATTCACTGGATGCCGTGCGTGCCACCCGCCGGTTGCCCACGGGCTCGGTGTTGACCGTGCTCGACTCGACGGGCGACGTGGTCATTCGTACGCTCGACGCTGATCAGTGGATTGGACGTCAGTTTCCGAATTACCCGGCTCGCTCCGGTCGTGTGGAACCGCTGGGCAGCGATACGATCGTGCCCAGCGACATCGATCGCATCGATCGGTTATTCGGCACCGAACGGATGCGTGTGGCGAACTGGCAAGTGTATGTCGGGATTCCCGTCACCGAAGTCTTTGGCCCGTCGCGGCGGCAATTCACGCAAGACCTCCTGCTCGGCCTGATCATCGCCGTCGGAATTGTGGGCATTGGCTACTGGCTGACGGAGCGCTTTGTGGCACCCATTGCCTCGCTCACGCTGGATGCCCGCGCCATTTCCGATGGTGACATGACTCGTCGTTCGCTCATCGCCACGAGCGATGAAGTGGGTACCCTGGCGGGAGCCTTCAACCAGATGGCGGACGCCATCGTGGAGCGCAACGCGCAGCTGGCCGACTCGCAGGAACAGTTGCGTCAGGTGCAAAAGCTGGAGGCGCTGGGTGCGTTTGCCGGCGGCATTGCCCACGACTTCAACAATTACCTGTCGTCCATCATGGGACACGGGGAGCTGGCGCTTGAACAACTTGAGGCCAATGATCCCGCTCGACTGGAGGTCGCCAGTGTGCTGACGTCGGCCCAGCGGGCCGCCGATCTCACCAAACAGATTCTGATTTTCAGTCGCCGGCAAGTCGTGACCCCTGCACACCTGGATGTCAACGCCACACTGCGCACCATGCAGCGGCTGCTCGTCCGATTGCTGGGTGAGTCGATCACGCTGCGTTCTGAACTGGCCGCATCGCTTGGCAGCGTGTACATGGACCAGGGACAGCTGGAACAGGTCCTGGTGAATCTGGCCGTGAATGCGCGTGATGCGATGCACCACGGGGGACGGCTCACCATCCGCACGTCGCGCCGTGTGCTGCCGAATGGTCCTTTTGTGTGCATCGAGGTGGAAGATTCCGGCAGTGGCATCGCAGCGGAACTGCAACCGCGCATCTTCGAGCCCTTCTTCACCACGAAAGATCGGGCGCATGGGACCGGGCTCGGGCTCTCGATTGCGTACAGCATTGTGGGTAACGCGGGCGGTACGATAGCGGTGGACCCCGCCTGCACGACGGGCGCGCGTTTCATCATTCTGTTGCCAGAAGGAGAGCCCGTCGTCGCCCCCGCACTGACCGGCGCGCTCGACGTTCCCCAAGGCAACGCCGAGCGGATCCTGTTGGTGGACGATGACCCCGGGGTCTCGCTGGTCGCAGAGCGTCTGTTGCGACGCGGTGGATATCTGGTGGAAAGTGCGTCCGATGCATCACGCGCCTTGCAGCAGCTTGAGCAGGCCTCGTTTGATCTGCTCATCACCGATGTGGTAATGCCAGGCATGACGGGACCACAACTGGCCCGCGAAGCGGTGTCGCGTCATGGCGCGATGCGGGTGCTGTTCATCAGTGGCTATCCTGACGATGACCTCCTCGCGTACGAGATTGCCACCAGTCAGGCCGAGTTTCTGCCCAAGCCATTCTCCCGCGACAGCCTGTTGCGCAAGGTGCGCGAGATGCTTGACGTCCGTGATGGTTGA
- a CDS encoding nuclear transport factor 2 family protein, translating into MIAKYTFTSLIGIDMSLFSQSPRRLARVAPVLLASALLTALPAVTVRAQAASGAAEESAAIMSVVTTLFDGMRKGDSSMVRSVFDPRVRMITVTMRNGARRTTVEMGADNFAKAVGTPHADVWDERIRNERVSVDGDLASVWVDYAFFAGPKFSHCGIDHFLLVRNDSGAWQILELSDTRRTTGCEQWTR; encoded by the coding sequence ATGATCGCAAAATACACGTTCACCTCACTTATCGGGATCGATATGTCACTGTTCAGCCAGTCTCCACGCCGTTTGGCGCGTGTCGCACCAGTGCTTCTCGCCAGTGCCCTGCTCACGGCGCTCCCCGCCGTCACGGTCCGCGCGCAGGCGGCTTCCGGCGCGGCGGAGGAATCGGCGGCAATCATGTCCGTCGTCACGACGCTGTTTGACGGTATGCGCAAGGGCGACTCCAGCATGGTACGGTCGGTCTTCGATCCCCGCGTCCGCATGATCACAGTGACCATGCGCAATGGCGCCCGCCGAACCACGGTGGAGATGGGAGCCGACAATTTTGCCAAGGCCGTGGGCACGCCGCACGCCGACGTGTGGGACGAGCGGATCCGCAACGAACGCGTCAGCGTGGACGGTGACCTGGCCTCCGTATGGGTGGACTATGCGTTCTTTGCCGGGCCAAAGTTCTCCCATTGCGGCATCGATCACTTTTTGCTGGTACGCAATGACAGTGGCGCCTGGCAGATTCTGGAGCTCTCCGATACGCGTCGCACCACCGGGTGCGAACAGTGGACCCGCTAG
- a CDS encoding M28 family metallopeptidase: MTFSFRFGQSGAALPSALLALATLSGPLAPPAAAQNRPPGAKSVPSRPAPRTVWQDEGPRTWAPRPTSDAITANDLRTRLYGFADDSMMGRRIGEPGNYKGTEYIAREFKRLGLKPAGDSGSFFQTLPFGPIGFDSSAATLSVGGRALASRKDWVPTVPSVLNGVGGTVELNGVPAVYAGQWGDSTVMLDPNAFRGKVLVFSAAPSAGRVAASTGAPVSFVSCTDVPDKFGANAAIAEEARQRANPTAPPARRPVLTSQRDPRVAATGAAAVLVIGLDDMSSQQVNASFAQPMGMRPAQPLNANAPGAATISRAAAEQIFGKAAAALRVGDTGAPISASFRHQWRMSSSPARNVVAMLPGSDPTLASEYVLVGAHNDHVGVNPVVVDHDSVRAYNMVVRRQGSNDPVCTPTAEQQRKIDSLIAVARKVRAPRRDSIMNGADDDGSGTVVMLEIAERFAKQKPARSILFISHQGEEGGLLGSRWFTDHPTVPLTQIVAAHNMDMVGKGRDWQVKYGGPNSVQMLGARRLSREFGDIIDSVNANSAEPMAIDKSWDVPANPLNRFCRSDQVNYVRKDIPVVYMSLGYAVDYHQQTDEPQYIDYDHAARLGRFVHSVMTAVANRPTKPAIAGPDPTMPTCNR; encoded by the coding sequence GTGACTTTTTCTTTCCGCTTTGGCCAATCTGGGGCCGCGCTCCCGAGCGCCCTGCTCGCGCTGGCCACCTTGTCCGGCCCGCTGGCGCCGCCCGCCGCCGCCCAGAACCGCCCGCCAGGGGCCAAGTCGGTCCCGTCCCGCCCGGCGCCACGCACCGTGTGGCAGGACGAAGGGCCCCGCACCTGGGCGCCCCGTCCCACCAGCGACGCAATCACGGCGAACGACCTGCGCACCCGTCTCTATGGGTTCGCCGACGATTCCATGATGGGGCGTCGCATTGGCGAGCCGGGCAATTACAAGGGCACCGAATACATCGCCCGCGAATTCAAGCGGCTGGGGCTCAAGCCGGCCGGCGACAGCGGGTCGTTCTTTCAGACCCTGCCCTTCGGTCCCATTGGCTTTGACAGCAGTGCTGCCACCCTGTCGGTGGGCGGACGCGCACTGGCTTCCCGGAAGGACTGGGTGCCCACGGTGCCCAGCGTCCTCAACGGGGTAGGAGGCACTGTCGAGCTCAACGGCGTGCCCGCCGTTTACGCCGGCCAGTGGGGCGACTCCACCGTCATGCTCGACCCCAACGCCTTCCGGGGCAAGGTGCTGGTGTTTTCGGCGGCGCCGTCGGCCGGCCGAGTGGCCGCCAGCACCGGGGCGCCGGTGAGTTTCGTGAGCTGCACCGATGTGCCCGACAAGTTTGGCGCCAACGCGGCCATTGCCGAGGAAGCGCGCCAGCGGGCCAACCCCACGGCGCCTCCGGCACGCCGCCCGGTGCTCACGTCGCAGCGCGACCCGCGGGTGGCCGCCACCGGTGCCGCCGCGGTGCTGGTGATTGGCCTTGATGACATGTCGTCGCAGCAGGTGAACGCCTCGTTTGCGCAGCCCATGGGCATGCGCCCCGCCCAGCCGCTCAACGCCAACGCGCCGGGTGCTGCCACCATTTCGCGTGCTGCCGCTGAGCAGATCTTTGGCAAGGCGGCCGCCGCGCTGCGCGTGGGAGATACCGGCGCGCCCATTTCCGCCTCCTTCCGTCACCAGTGGCGCATGTCGTCTTCGCCAGCACGCAATGTGGTCGCGATGCTGCCGGGCAGTGACCCTACGCTGGCCAGCGAATATGTGCTGGTGGGTGCTCACAACGACCACGTGGGCGTAAACCCGGTGGTGGTGGATCACGACTCGGTGCGCGCCTACAACATGGTGGTACGTCGGCAGGGCTCCAACGATCCGGTGTGCACCCCCACCGCCGAGCAGCAGCGCAAGATTGACTCGCTCATTGCGGTGGCACGCAAAGTTCGCGCGCCGCGCCGCGACAGCATCATGAACGGCGCCGACGACGACGGCTCGGGCACGGTGGTGATGCTCGAAATTGCCGAACGCTTTGCCAAGCAGAAGCCGGCCCGCTCCATTCTGTTCATCTCGCACCAGGGCGAAGAAGGCGGGCTGCTGGGCTCCCGCTGGTTCACCGACCATCCCACGGTGCCGCTCACGCAGATTGTCGCGGCGCACAACATGGACATGGTGGGCAAGGGGCGCGACTGGCAGGTGAAGTACGGCGGCCCCAACTCCGTACAGATGCTGGGCGCGCGGCGCCTGTCGCGCGAGTTTGGCGACATCATTGACTCGGTGAACGCCAACAGCGCCGAGCCCATGGCGATTGACAAGAGCTGGGATGTGCCGGCCAATCCGCTCAATCGCTTCTGCCGCAGCGATCAGGTGAACTACGTGCGCAAGGATATCCCGGTGGTGTACATGTCGCTGGGCTACGCGGTGGACTATCACCAGCAGACCGATGAACCGCAGTACATCGACTACGATCACGCGGCGCGTCTGGGGCGGTTTGTGCATTCAGTCATGACGGCGGTGGCCAACCGGCCCACGAAACCAGCCATTGCCGGTCCGGACCCCACCATGCCGACCTGCAACCGGTAG